A single window of Mycolicibacterium aurum DNA harbors:
- a CDS encoding FAD-dependent oxidoreductase yields the protein MTTSREAETLAADVLVIGGGPAGTWAAIKAAEAGADVIVADKGYTGASGATASAGTGVWYVDDVPELREAAMAKRELIGGHLTDRRWMSRVLDDTIVRMDELARIQRYPFPVDENGTQIREDLQGPEYMRRQRIRLQRLSVRILDHTPALHLLADRDGTVSGAVAVRRADGTRVRITAGAVVLATGGCAFQSKTMGCDTDTGDGALMAVEAGAVLSGMEFSNAYAVAPKDTSMTKNAYYAWASFYRADGSFLEAPGATKDRRLIAQTLLDEPVYARLDRAAESDRATMRTGQPNFFLIFDRLGIDPFTDLFEITLLCEGTVRGTGGVRIAGNDCATDVPGLYAAGDTATRQLIAGAYTGGGAHNASWAACSGAWAGRGAADFAHTRGRPPERLTDVGGLGVAPEALPEVRRLSTAYEINYLRHADRLTPALAELDTLWGTARAGTGLRARETAAMLAHGRWMYHAALRRTESRGMHQRFDFPDIDPAQQQRLVTGGLDEVWTQPESRWLADRERAA from the coding sequence CTGACCACCTCGCGAGAAGCCGAGACCCTCGCAGCTGACGTGCTCGTGATCGGCGGCGGACCCGCGGGCACGTGGGCGGCGATCAAGGCCGCGGAGGCCGGTGCCGATGTCATCGTCGCCGACAAGGGGTACACGGGCGCCAGCGGCGCGACGGCGTCGGCCGGGACGGGAGTCTGGTACGTCGACGACGTTCCCGAACTGCGTGAGGCCGCGATGGCCAAGCGTGAACTGATCGGTGGCCACCTCACCGACCGCCGCTGGATGAGCCGCGTCCTGGACGACACGATCGTGCGGATGGACGAGCTCGCGCGGATCCAGCGCTACCCGTTCCCCGTCGACGAGAACGGCACCCAGATCCGCGAGGACCTCCAAGGTCCGGAATACATGCGACGCCAGCGGATTCGGCTGCAGCGCCTAAGTGTTCGCATCCTCGACCATACGCCCGCCCTGCACCTGCTGGCTGATCGCGACGGCACCGTCTCCGGCGCGGTCGCAGTCCGCCGCGCCGACGGGACCCGGGTGAGGATCACCGCGGGGGCGGTTGTGCTGGCCACCGGTGGGTGCGCGTTCCAGTCGAAGACCATGGGGTGCGACACCGACACCGGTGACGGCGCTCTGATGGCCGTCGAGGCCGGTGCGGTGCTGTCGGGCATGGAGTTCTCCAACGCCTACGCGGTGGCACCGAAGGACACGTCGATGACGAAGAACGCCTACTACGCGTGGGCGTCGTTCTACCGTGCCGACGGCTCCTTCCTCGAAGCCCCGGGCGCTACCAAGGACCGCAGGCTCATCGCGCAGACCCTCCTGGACGAGCCGGTGTACGCCCGCCTGGACCGGGCCGCCGAGTCTGACCGCGCCACGATGCGCACCGGACAACCGAATTTCTTCCTGATCTTCGACAGGCTCGGCATCGACCCCTTCACCGACCTCTTCGAGATCACGCTGCTGTGCGAGGGTACGGTTCGCGGCACCGGTGGTGTGCGCATCGCCGGGAATGACTGCGCCACTGATGTTCCCGGGCTCTATGCGGCGGGTGACACGGCCACGCGACAGCTGATCGCGGGCGCCTACACCGGTGGTGGCGCGCACAACGCGTCCTGGGCCGCCTGCTCGGGAGCGTGGGCAGGCCGCGGTGCCGCCGACTTCGCCCATACCAGGGGACGGCCGCCGGAGCGGCTGACCGACGTGGGTGGCCTGGGGGTGGCACCGGAAGCGCTGCCGGAGGTTCGCCGCCTGTCGACGGCCTACGAGATCAACTACCTACGCCATGCCGACCGGCTGACGCCCGCGCTCGCCGAGCTCGACACCCTCTGGGGGACGGCGCGGGCCGGAACGGGGCTGCGTGCCCGCGAGACTGCCGCGATGCTGGCGCACGGCCGGTGGATGTATCACGCGGCACTGCGCCGTACCGAATCCCGCGGCATGCACCAGCGATTCGACTTCCCCGACATCGATCCAGCGCAGCAGCAGCGGCTGGTCACCGGCGGCCTCGACGAGGTGTGGACCCAGCCCGAGTCACGCTGGCTGGCCGACCGGGAGCGCGCCGCATGA
- a CDS encoding NtaA/DmoA family FMN-dependent monooxygenase (This protein belongs to a clade of FMN-dependent monooxygenases, within a broader family of flavin-dependent oxidoreductases, the luciferase-like monooxygenase (LMM) family, some of whose members use coenzyme F420 rather than FMN.), with product MTFPHDSITLNLNLIPGGVFPGAWRAGHGDAQQYSSLEHYIEVAKIAERGLFDAVFLADTPVWRYRGEYRPFRGLDPTLAFAAVAQHTSHIGLVATGSSSYNSAYNLARRISTLDHISNGRAAWNIVATNGDDVARNFGREHGLDHDARYQRAHEFVEAVIALWDGWADDAWVADRETGTYVDEARIRAVDYTGEHVKTSGPLPLPRSPQGHPVLVQAGSSPDGIGLASRFADAVYTVQPTIESAIAFRNTVRERAAGWGRNPDTIRVLPGLITLVAPTEAEARKREIELRELHTERFAINALALQIGVPVEALDLDKELPWDLVPADGELGASGGHFAALIGTARREKFTVREIIARQGGGLTHVTAIGSPEQVADQIETWVQAGASDGFNIMSAQLPDVATEFVDHVVPLLQRKGIFRTEYPGTTLRDTLGLERPGDGFDDHVHTKSLHTVGEAAFG from the coding sequence ATGACTTTCCCACATGATTCGATCACGTTAAATCTCAACCTGATTCCGGGCGGCGTGTTCCCGGGCGCCTGGCGCGCCGGCCACGGTGACGCCCAGCAGTACAGCAGCCTCGAGCACTACATCGAGGTTGCCAAGATCGCCGAGCGAGGCCTCTTTGACGCCGTGTTCCTCGCCGACACCCCGGTGTGGCGTTACCGCGGCGAGTACCGACCCTTCCGCGGTCTCGACCCGACGCTCGCGTTCGCCGCCGTCGCGCAACACACCAGCCACATCGGCCTGGTCGCCACCGGATCCAGCTCGTACAACTCGGCCTACAATCTGGCGCGCCGTATCTCGACGCTGGACCACATCAGCAATGGTCGCGCCGCATGGAACATCGTCGCCACCAACGGCGACGACGTGGCGCGCAACTTCGGCCGTGAGCACGGACTCGACCACGATGCCCGCTATCAGCGCGCTCACGAGTTCGTCGAGGCCGTCATCGCGCTGTGGGACGGCTGGGCCGACGATGCATGGGTGGCCGACCGGGAGACCGGTACCTACGTCGACGAAGCGCGGATTCGCGCCGTCGACTACACCGGCGAGCACGTGAAAACCTCAGGCCCACTGCCGCTTCCACGCTCACCGCAGGGCCATCCGGTTCTGGTGCAGGCCGGGTCCTCGCCGGACGGCATCGGCCTGGCATCGCGGTTCGCGGACGCCGTCTACACCGTGCAGCCGACCATCGAATCAGCGATCGCGTTCCGCAACACCGTCCGCGAACGCGCCGCCGGCTGGGGCCGCAACCCCGACACCATCCGCGTGCTCCCCGGCCTCATCACGCTGGTCGCTCCCACCGAGGCCGAGGCCCGCAAGCGCGAGATCGAACTGCGGGAGTTGCACACCGAGCGCTTCGCCATCAACGCGCTGGCCCTGCAGATCGGTGTGCCGGTAGAAGCTCTGGATCTGGACAAGGAACTACCGTGGGACCTCGTTCCCGCGGACGGCGAACTCGGCGCCTCCGGCGGGCATTTCGCCGCGCTGATCGGCACCGCCCGGCGCGAGAAGTTCACCGTGCGCGAGATCATCGCCCGCCAGGGCGGTGGTCTGACCCACGTCACCGCGATCGGCTCACCCGAACAGGTCGCCGACCAGATCGAGACCTGGGTGCAGGCCGGGGCTTCCGACGGCTTCAACATCATGTCGGCCCAATTACCCGATGTGGCGACCGAATTCGTCGACCACGTGGTGCCGCTGCTGCAGCGCAAGGGCATCTTCCGCACCGAGTACCCGGGCACGACGCTGCGCGACACCCTCGGGCTCGAGCGTCCCGGCGACGGATTCGACGACCATGTCCACACCAAGAGCCTGCATACGGTAGGGGAGGCAGCGTTCGGCTGA
- a CDS encoding MFS transporter, with protein MTPPTERTGKRRVFLDLTPFRHSRAFTRLWLGTALGSIGQEMTVVTVALQVYAITSSTFAVSLIAGIALGPMVILGLYGGTLADRFDRRWVAMIASVISWLAIVVLAVHAIVGGSSLWVLYTAATVNAVAGTVGGITRRAIIPRLLPRELLPAAGALNGINMGLMATLGPLIGAAAVGAGGFQAAFLIDAVLHTAAFLGVWALPALRPLDETRAAAVGALRAVRDGLGYLRRADNIRFALTIDLFAMALAQPRVLYPALGAVTLGGGVTTVGVLSASFAAGAVLISLFSGWTGTVRRQGVAIIVVSYIYAATIAVAGVILLLAVIRPSSGTNTVAIAALAITLAIGGAADAVSAIFRGAILQAAVPDALRGRVQSIFSIIVTGGPRVGDVVTGAVASMFAIWSPLVAGGIAILLVVWFLTRRTPSFRNYDRDDPQP; from the coding sequence GTGACGCCGCCGACCGAACGAACGGGGAAGCGGCGTGTCTTTCTCGATCTGACACCATTTCGCCACAGCCGGGCCTTCACCCGGCTCTGGCTCGGTACGGCGCTCGGCAGCATCGGCCAGGAGATGACCGTCGTCACGGTCGCGCTCCAGGTCTATGCCATCACATCGTCGACCTTCGCCGTGTCGCTGATCGCCGGTATCGCGTTGGGACCCATGGTCATTCTCGGCCTCTATGGCGGCACGCTGGCCGACCGATTCGACCGCCGATGGGTGGCGATGATCGCCTCGGTGATCTCCTGGCTGGCCATCGTCGTGCTGGCCGTACATGCCATCGTCGGCGGTAGTTCGTTGTGGGTGCTGTACACGGCGGCGACAGTCAACGCGGTCGCGGGCACCGTCGGTGGAATCACCAGGCGCGCCATCATCCCGCGACTGCTGCCCCGCGAATTGCTCCCTGCCGCAGGCGCACTCAACGGCATCAATATGGGTCTGATGGCGACGCTCGGTCCGCTGATCGGTGCCGCCGCGGTCGGTGCGGGCGGGTTCCAGGCCGCGTTCCTGATCGACGCCGTGCTGCACACGGCGGCCTTTCTCGGGGTGTGGGCGCTGCCTGCGCTGCGCCCGCTCGACGAGACCCGCGCTGCCGCGGTGGGGGCTCTGCGCGCGGTCCGCGACGGGCTGGGTTACCTGCGCCGTGCAGACAACATTCGCTTCGCGCTGACGATCGACCTGTTCGCGATGGCGCTTGCCCAGCCCCGTGTGTTGTACCCCGCGCTGGGGGCGGTGACCCTCGGTGGCGGGGTGACCACTGTCGGCGTGCTGTCGGCGTCGTTCGCGGCGGGCGCGGTGCTTATTTCCCTGTTCTCCGGGTGGACGGGCACAGTGCGACGTCAGGGCGTCGCGATCATCGTGGTGTCCTACATCTACGCCGCGACGATCGCCGTTGCGGGAGTGATCCTGCTCCTTGCCGTGATTCGTCCGAGTTCTGGGACCAACACCGTGGCGATCGCTGCTCTTGCGATCACGCTCGCGATCGGTGGCGCCGCCGATGCGGTGTCCGCGATCTTCCGCGGGGCGATTCTGCAGGCCGCCGTGCCTGACGCCCTGCGGGGTCGCGTTCAGAGCATCTTTTCGATCATCGTCACCGGCGGTCCGCGGGTCGGCGATGTGGTCACCGGCGCGGTCGCCAGTATGTTCGCGATCTGGAGCCCGCTGGTCGCTGGCGGCATTGCCATACTGCTGGTGGTCTGGTTCCTGACGCGCCGCACGCCGTCGTTCCGGAACTACGACCGGGACGACCCGCAGCCGTGA
- a CDS encoding sulfurtransferase → MTLITQSVISVEELDATLDDPKLAVIEVHAAAPDGPVIPGARPVFWKDLAWHPLERELATGAELSERLFALGAGEGSRIVLAGDPTQFAAYVLWTLRVRGYTDVAYLDGGLEAWRAGGLRTGGTVERTAPEARLPVPEPTEADERLRIGRDDVRALLGRDDVVILDYRTPQEYSGARVSGPNAPIDHGAERHGRIPGAKHLFFRDLLDEYGRLRERAELQHLVDEKVGDTAALIVNYCRLSHRSTLGWIALSEVLGYDNVRVYDGSWTEWGSIVGFPVER, encoded by the coding sequence ATGACCCTGATCACCCAGAGCGTGATCTCCGTCGAGGAACTGGACGCGACGCTCGACGACCCCAAGCTGGCGGTCATCGAAGTGCACGCCGCGGCTCCCGACGGCCCAGTGATCCCCGGTGCTCGCCCGGTGTTCTGGAAGGACCTCGCCTGGCACCCGCTGGAACGCGAACTGGCCACCGGCGCCGAACTGTCGGAGCGTCTGTTCGCGCTGGGCGCCGGCGAGGGATCCCGGATCGTGCTCGCCGGTGACCCCACCCAGTTCGCGGCATATGTGCTGTGGACACTGCGGGTTCGCGGCTACACCGACGTCGCCTACCTGGACGGCGGACTGGAGGCATGGCGGGCCGGCGGGTTGCGCACCGGCGGCACCGTCGAGCGGACCGCACCCGAAGCGCGGCTGCCGGTCCCCGAACCCACCGAGGCCGACGAACGCCTGCGGATCGGACGGGATGACGTCCGCGCCCTGCTGGGCCGCGACGACGTCGTGATCCTGGACTACCGCACCCCCCAGGAGTACAGCGGCGCGCGTGTCAGCGGCCCGAACGCCCCGATCGACCACGGTGCCGAGCGGCACGGCCGCATCCCCGGTGCGAAGCACCTGTTCTTCCGCGACCTGCTCGACGAGTACGGCCGGCTGCGTGAGCGGGCCGAGCTCCAGCATCTGGTGGACGAGAAGGTAGGCGACACAGCGGCTCTCATCGTCAACTACTGCCGGCTGTCGCACCGGTCCACACTCGGGTGGATCGCGCTGTCTGAAGTGCTGGGCTACGACAACGTGCGCGTGTACGACGGCTCATGGACCGAATGGGGGAGCATCGTCGGCTTCCCGGTAGAGAGGTAG
- a CDS encoding sulfurtransferase: protein MSEAARSAHLIGPAELTAWLTRRPETVVLDVRHAMPADHADRAAYLSAHLPGAQFVDVDADLAGPSTGRNGKRPLPGAAEFEKTLRRWGIDTGTPVVIYGSARSPAPARAWWLLRWAGVDSVRLLDGGVDGWTGALESGEPGDVRPESDFAIRPGGLPVVEIGEVPSFAERGLLFDARPAAKFTHPTDAGAGHIPGARSAPVAEFFDAAGFLLPDEQLRDRVAGLGIPTGAEPAAYCGTGVAAALEVFVLAVLGVRARLYVGSASEWAADPARSLVR, encoded by the coding sequence ATGAGTGAGGCGGCCCGCTCCGCCCACCTGATCGGCCCGGCCGAGCTGACCGCATGGCTCACCCGACGACCCGAGACGGTTGTGCTCGACGTACGGCATGCGATGCCGGCCGATCATGCCGACAGGGCGGCTTATCTGAGCGCCCACCTGCCCGGGGCGCAATTCGTGGATGTCGACGCCGATCTCGCCGGACCGAGTACGGGACGAAATGGAAAGCGCCCGCTGCCCGGCGCTGCCGAATTCGAGAAAACCCTGCGGCGCTGGGGCATCGACACCGGCACGCCCGTCGTCATCTACGGATCTGCCCGGTCCCCCGCCCCGGCGCGGGCATGGTGGCTGTTGCGATGGGCGGGCGTGGACTCGGTGCGACTGCTCGACGGCGGAGTCGACGGCTGGACCGGCGCGCTCGAGTCAGGGGAGCCGGGTGACGTCCGGCCCGAGAGCGACTTCGCGATTCGCCCCGGTGGGCTGCCGGTGGTGGAGATCGGGGAGGTGCCGTCGTTCGCTGAGCGCGGCCTGCTTTTCGACGCACGGCCGGCCGCCAAGTTCACCCATCCCACCGATGCAGGGGCCGGGCACATCCCGGGAGCCCGCAGCGCACCGGTTGCCGAATTCTTCGACGCCGCGGGCTTTCTGCTACCCGATGAACAGCTCCGTGACCGCGTGGCCGGTCTCGGGATACCCACGGGCGCGGAGCCGGCGGCATACTGCGGCACCGGGGTGGCGGCGGCGCTGGAGGTCTTCGTGCTGGCCGTGCTCGGGGTGCGGGCCCGCCTGTACGTCGGGTCTGCCTCCGAGTGGGCAGCCGATCCGGCCCGCTCCCTCGTGCGGTGA
- a CDS encoding ABC transporter permease: MTVLETSHTSLPGADAAVAQDSGRTAPPRQVGRWAGVAFQARYIGEKLFAAVVVLWLAASAAFLAVHLSPGDPVTLLMGEFDTPELRATIEAQWGLDKSLFAQYIDFLARLVHGDFGMSYVQRVPVSDILFSHRLVASAQLTTAATLIAVVVAVVVAVTTAGRKGIGTRITYLGELTFASIPTFWLGIVFITVLSFQLGLLPVVGGSKLENLILPSLTLGLPLAAVLSQVLREGIERSLEQPYAVTALSRGISPWQLKIRHGLRHALIPAATLAGWSVGGMLTGTVIVEQVFGRPGIGQATVVAVTRQDVPVVLGITLLAVALYVAVNTVVDIVYLWIDPRMRVR; the protein is encoded by the coding sequence ATGACCGTCCTCGAGACCTCGCACACCAGCCTGCCCGGCGCGGACGCCGCGGTGGCCCAGGATTCTGGGCGCACCGCGCCGCCGCGGCAGGTGGGCCGCTGGGCAGGTGTCGCCTTCCAGGCCCGCTACATCGGCGAGAAGCTCTTCGCTGCCGTGGTGGTGCTGTGGTTGGCGGCGTCGGCGGCGTTCCTGGCCGTACATCTGTCTCCGGGTGACCCGGTCACGCTGCTGATGGGGGAATTCGACACACCGGAGCTGAGAGCCACCATCGAGGCGCAGTGGGGTCTGGACAAGTCACTGTTCGCGCAGTACATCGACTTCCTCGCCCGACTGGTGCACGGCGACTTCGGGATGTCGTATGTGCAGCGAGTTCCGGTGAGTGACATCCTGTTCAGCCACCGCCTGGTCGCCAGCGCACAGCTCACGACCGCGGCCACGCTGATCGCGGTCGTCGTCGCCGTAGTCGTCGCGGTCACCACGGCGGGCCGCAAGGGCATCGGCACCCGGATCACCTACCTCGGTGAGCTGACCTTCGCCTCGATCCCGACGTTCTGGCTGGGCATCGTCTTCATCACCGTGCTGTCGTTCCAGCTGGGCCTGCTGCCCGTGGTCGGCGGCAGCAAGCTGGAGAACCTCATCCTGCCGAGCCTCACGCTGGGGCTGCCCTTGGCGGCGGTGCTGTCGCAGGTGCTACGGGAGGGGATCGAGCGTTCACTGGAGCAGCCCTACGCCGTCACGGCTCTGTCCCGCGGAATCTCGCCGTGGCAGCTCAAGATCCGGCACGGGTTGCGGCACGCCCTGATCCCGGCTGCCACCCTGGCCGGTTGGTCGGTGGGCGGCATGCTCACCGGCACGGTCATCGTCGAGCAGGTCTTCGGCCGACCGGGCATCGGTCAGGCCACAGTGGTCGCCGTCACCCGACAGGACGTCCCGGTGGTTCTCGGCATCACGTTGCTGGCAGTCGCCCTGTACGTGGCCGTCAACACCGTGGTCGACATCGTCTACCTGTGGATCGATCCGCGGATGCGGGTGCGCTAG
- a CDS encoding 4Fe-4S dicluster domain-containing protein has protein sequence MIEIVDADRCITCDRCIEVCPTRVFDRGEDGIPVIARHDSCQTCFQCEAYCPVDALFVAPLVYPVADDSRFRDVDALQEAGLIGGYRAVLGWGRGRSPGARSAVQPQAPH, from the coding sequence ATGATCGAAATCGTGGACGCGGATCGATGCATCACCTGCGACCGCTGCATCGAGGTGTGTCCGACGAGGGTCTTCGACCGCGGCGAGGACGGGATCCCGGTGATCGCCCGCCACGACAGCTGCCAGACGTGCTTCCAGTGCGAGGCGTACTGTCCGGTGGACGCGTTGTTCGTTGCGCCCCTGGTGTATCCCGTGGCCGACGACTCGCGCTTCCGCGACGTCGACGCCCTGCAGGAAGCCGGCCTGATCGGCGGCTACCGGGCGGTGTTGGGCTGGGGACGAGGCCGGTCGCCGGGCGCCCGCAGCGCGGTGCAACCCCAGGCGCCGCACTAG
- a CDS encoding ketopantoate reductase family protein: MIGAGAIGGTIGGVLARAGADVVLVARGAHARALADNGLTLRTPDGAFQIPVSVAAAPDEVRLTARDVLVFATKTHQLDAALQEWVDRPVFDGDAAVGSAGEVLPVLAALNGVVAEDKALRFFARVFGVCVWMPAAHVTPGEVITKSWPVAGHFHVARWPAALATPEDRALLEDIAATWTPAGILVALPPDVAPWKYNKLLSNLSNAVVALTGSERDGEVATAVRNEGEAVLAEAGIEYVSFEVSTAARAQGPTMRPVAGAEEVISNSTWQSLARRSGSVETDFLNGEIVRIAHGCAAAAPLNTALARLARDTAHSGRGPGELAEHELAKLLGLTDGAATERDS; encoded by the coding sequence GTGATCGGTGCCGGTGCCATCGGCGGGACCATCGGCGGCGTGCTCGCCCGCGCCGGTGCCGACGTGGTGCTGGTGGCCCGCGGCGCGCATGCGCGTGCCCTCGCCGACAATGGTCTGACGCTGCGCACCCCCGACGGCGCGTTCCAGATCCCGGTCTCTGTCGCCGCGGCTCCGGACGAGGTCCGCCTGACGGCCCGCGATGTCCTGGTGTTCGCGACCAAGACCCATCAACTGGACGCTGCGCTGCAGGAGTGGGTCGACCGGCCGGTGTTCGACGGCGACGCCGCGGTGGGCAGCGCAGGTGAGGTACTGCCTGTCCTGGCGGCCCTCAACGGCGTTGTGGCCGAGGACAAGGCGCTGCGCTTCTTCGCCAGGGTCTTCGGAGTGTGCGTCTGGATGCCTGCCGCCCACGTCACACCCGGCGAGGTGATCACGAAGTCATGGCCGGTGGCAGGACATTTCCACGTGGCACGCTGGCCTGCCGCCCTGGCGACGCCTGAGGACCGTGCGCTGCTCGAGGACATCGCCGCCACCTGGACGCCGGCCGGCATCCTCGTCGCGCTCCCGCCCGACGTCGCACCGTGGAAGTACAACAAGCTGCTGAGCAACCTCAGCAACGCCGTTGTCGCACTGACAGGTTCGGAGCGCGACGGCGAGGTCGCCACTGCGGTCAGGAACGAGGGCGAGGCGGTGCTGGCGGAGGCCGGCATCGAGTACGTGTCGTTCGAGGTGTCGACCGCCGCTCGCGCACAGGGCCCGACGATGCGGCCGGTGGCCGGCGCCGAGGAGGTGATCTCGAACTCGACGTGGCAGTCCCTGGCCCGCCGCAGCGGCAGCGTCGAGACCGATTTCCTCAACGGTGAGATCGTGCGCATCGCACACGGGTGCGCAGCTGCAGCGCCGTTGAACACGGCCCTGGCCCGGTTGGCCAGGGACACCGCGCATTCCGGCCGCGGCCCCGGGGAGCTCGCTGAACACGAGCTCGCCAAGCTGCTGGGCCTGACCGATGGTGCCGCCACCGAGAGGGACTCATGA
- a CDS encoding ABC transporter permease: MATTFAFPGRSLSSGLTRFRHTGLLIAASILVLLMIAVVFPGLFTGRDPLASDMSNALAAPSFEHIFGTDHLGRDVWSRVVHGARYSILIGVASTALGVVIGVLFGLIAGVAHRRIDEGISRVFDAVGAFPDLLFALMLITLTGPGTGNVIAAIAIASAPRYGRVVRAETLRVRESDYVAQSRLAIASAARRTVRHVLPNALGTVPVLATLGIGTAIIGAAGLSFLGFGPTPPLPEWGSMLSDARQDLRIAWWVGFFPGLFITITVVSVSIVGRNLQRRFERRVQP; this comes from the coding sequence ATGGCAACGACTTTCGCGTTCCCCGGGCGCTCGCTGTCCTCGGGCCTGACACGCTTCCGGCACACCGGCCTGCTGATCGCTGCGTCCATCCTGGTGCTGCTCATGATCGCCGTGGTGTTCCCCGGGTTGTTCACCGGCCGCGACCCGCTGGCCAGCGACATGTCGAATGCCCTTGCCGCCCCCAGCTTCGAGCACATCTTCGGTACCGACCATCTCGGGCGCGACGTGTGGTCGCGCGTCGTGCACGGCGCCCGCTACTCGATTCTCATCGGCGTTGCTTCCACCGCGCTCGGCGTTGTGATCGGCGTGCTGTTCGGGCTGATCGCCGGCGTAGCGCATCGCCGCATCGACGAGGGTATCTCCCGCGTGTTCGACGCGGTCGGCGCGTTCCCCGACCTGCTGTTCGCGCTGATGCTCATCACGCTGACCGGCCCGGGCACCGGAAATGTCATCGCCGCCATCGCGATCGCGTCGGCACCCCGATACGGCCGTGTGGTGCGCGCCGAGACGCTGCGCGTGCGTGAGTCCGACTACGTCGCGCAGTCTCGGTTGGCCATCGCCTCCGCGGCTCGCCGCACCGTCCGCCACGTCCTCCCGAATGCTCTGGGCACGGTGCCGGTGCTCGCGACGCTGGGCATAGGCACCGCGATCATCGGTGCCGCCGGGCTGAGCTTCCTGGGCTTCGGGCCGACACCGCCGCTGCCCGAATGGGGCTCGATGCTGTCGGATGCGCGCCAGGACCTGCGGATTGCGTGGTGGGTCGGCTTCTTCCCCGGGTTGTTCATCACCATCACCGTGGTCAGTGTGTCGATCGTGGGCAGGAACCTGCAGCGTCGCTTCGAGCGGAGGGTGCAGCCATGA
- a CDS encoding sulfurtransferase translates to MSARDQVFVTAAELARRLDAGEPITLLDVRWSLPQPDGTAAYAAGHLPGAVYVSLDDELTDHSVDGRGRHPLPSGSALQEAARRWGVRTGVPVVVYDDWNRAGSARAWWVLTAAGIADVRILDGGLAAWNGELETGSVTPEPGDIAVAHEDLYAGARSAVTADEAVDSPVLVDARAPERYRGDNEPVDTVAGHIPGAVNVPSTSLLTAGGALLPDADLTDLFSASGVRPGAAVAAYCGSGVTAAVVVAALASVGVDAALFPGSWSQWSAEPGREVARG, encoded by the coding sequence ATGAGCGCTCGTGATCAGGTATTCGTCACCGCCGCCGAGTTGGCGCGCAGGCTCGACGCCGGTGAGCCCATCACCCTGCTGGACGTCCGGTGGTCACTGCCCCAGCCCGACGGCACCGCGGCCTACGCGGCAGGCCATCTGCCCGGGGCGGTGTACGTATCGCTGGACGATGAACTCACCGACCACAGCGTCGACGGGCGCGGCCGCCACCCACTACCCTCCGGATCTGCCCTGCAGGAAGCGGCGCGGCGCTGGGGTGTCCGTACCGGGGTCCCCGTCGTGGTCTACGACGACTGGAACCGCGCAGGGTCAGCCCGCGCCTGGTGGGTGCTGACCGCGGCGGGCATCGCCGATGTCCGCATCCTGGACGGCGGCCTCGCTGCTTGGAACGGTGAATTGGAGACCGGCTCAGTGACTCCCGAGCCCGGCGACATTGCCGTCGCGCACGAGGACCTATATGCCGGGGCGCGCAGCGCCGTCACTGCAGACGAGGCCGTCGACTCGCCGGTACTTGTCGATGCCCGCGCACCCGAGCGCTACCGCGGCGACAACGAGCCCGTCGACACGGTCGCAGGGCACATTCCGGGCGCGGTGAACGTGCCGAGCACCAGCCTGCTCACCGCCGGCGGTGCCCTGCTGCCGGACGCCGACCTGACCGACCTGTTCAGCGCCAGTGGCGTGCGACCCGGGGCCGCCGTCGCGGCGTACTGCGGATCGGGCGTGACGGCGGCGGTCGTCGTCGCGGCGCTGGCGTCGGTGGGCGTGGATGCGGCGCTGTTCCCCGGGTCGTGGTCCCAGTGGAGCGCAGAACCCGGCCGCGAGGTGGCACGCGGCTGA